The following nucleotide sequence is from Bombus huntii isolate Logan2020A chromosome 17, iyBomHunt1.1, whole genome shotgun sequence.
tttaaacaaCTACTTGTTATGTTTCTAACTTTACCACGCATTATCACTTACTGGGACAAAGCTAAATTCCAAGCAAAGGTCCCTCTGAACGTTTTTTTAAGCTGCTGTTTAAAGCTGGTGTTTTATACTTGTGTCGATTAATAACTCGGCGTATCCCTCGTGATCCTTCAACGTGTGGTGACTAACGTGTCTCGTTTCAGTGGCGTGTGGCAGCTGGAAAAATTTTCACGACCCCATAATTCTGTTACGCTACCCCCTGTGTATTGGTCAGTGGTTTAAAAGGCCCTGATCTAGCcctgaagaaaagaaagaaaataagaatgaaaCTAAATCAAGGGGAAAGTAAATCGACGAATAATTGTATGATGCAATGATCCGAAGCAATTAAATGTTCTACCAAATTTAACGAAAATCGTTTAAGCAGAACCATCCCGATGTCGACGTTTTATCATCCGGTCCAGAGCCTAGACTTACATCTTGTTACGATGTCTCGTCTCATAATGCCTCGCTGTTCTCAATTTCGACGGAAACAGCCACGTTGTTGTAAGATTTAGCGTGTAGTCGCAAGATTTttcgaaacgatatttatcgtCAGATGCGCAGATTTTTATGCGTTCATACGACGTACGAAGATTCGGAAAATgcgtataataaataagaagACGTACAAGACGTTCGAGCAAAATTCTCGTTACAGTTTCGAACGGAGGAAACGAATCTTCGCTCAAGCTCTATCTCCTACTATCGCGTTTGcctataaattttaattcgcataaaaatccgcggtcCATCTAATACCAATTTCCAGAGAAGTACATCTCCTTGTAGAAGAGAAATTTCGTTCTCGATGTCAACCTATCTCTGGGACAAGCGTAGCTCGCTCGACGTTCTTCACACTGTGCACTTATATACAGCAGATTAGTCAATAAGCGCTATTCTACTTAAGATATGGGAATATTTATAATGGGGAATCGTAAAGCAACACGTTAAGGCTGGAAGGCGATGATTTAAGTGAAATTCCTCGTAAGCGCGTCGAAAGACGTTTTAAAACGTGGTTACTTCACCTCGCACACGGTACTGTTCGACACTTCACTTTGCTGCGTCGTGTTGAACTGCACCAGCACCAGTTCGTACGTCACTATGGTTCCCGCTACctgaaacaaattttcaatcaTTTTGCGAACGCTACGATCGCCGACAAACACGTGCTGCATATTCGATAATCTTCTCCAGCGATCGTCGGTGTCAGACGTGGCACGAGAATCAAATCCACGCGAAGCGAAACTGATTCGGCGTTATCACAAGATTTTCGCGAGTGTTCGGGGTATTGTGCAAGAAAATGCCTCGGGTCAGCCTTCCGCGAGATTCGCagtttatttgtaaattacatGGAATACGATACGCGTTCGTCTATCTCTGATTCTCAGGACACAGCTTGTACGAGGGACAAAtgtgttatataatattataaaatgtgttatataatatcattatattataaaatcgttattttacgttatatattttgtacgtacTGTTAATACGAGGCTCCTGGTCACCGAGAAGAATTTCATGCCCGTCAAGCAAATGTTATCCGTTGTTACTTGCGCCAGGAATCTCATTACCTGCGAACACGATAAAATTATTGCACGCACGACATGGAAAGTTAATTAAACGGTCTGATATAATCATTAAACGGTAAATTTAACGATGAATCGTTAATTATTCAGAAAATTAGCAATGCTTTTATTCCGCGTTAGATAGCAACGACTAGCTTCGGCGCGTGAACGTTTTGCTCGTAGCTGCTGTCTCGACTCGTTGATCGGACACCGAGTACTTGAACAGGTATGGACATACGAGCAATTAGGCACAGAAAGGGTAGAGATCGACGAGAAGGATATAACGAAAGACGCGGAAAGCAAGGGACAGAGGCGACAAAACACAAGCGTTGATTGCAATGTACAAGGTACAAAATGAATTACACAAATGCGTAAGATGTACAGACAGACCGAGGTGCTTGGAGGAAAGGGGAGAAAGAGGAAGCGAAAATGTGCTGGTAGAAGGAAGGCAGCGATTTCTGGAGAGAAGAGCGAGACAGGCTACGCAGCCAGCTGCAGTGGACTGCAGAAATTTCGTACTGCGACAACGAAACGTACAGACACGAAACGTACAGACTATAGCGACGATCGACGATTCGGCATCGAAATTTTCATTGTAGAAACGGATAGAATGGGAATCTTACTTCCGTCGAGAAACTGCTTCCAGAAACGCTGTATAAGATCGGGGCCGGGAGTAACGACTCGTCGTGAATCGTTGCGGCACACAGGGAGACCACTGTCGTTCTCGCCAACAGGAATCCAAAGGAAAAGCCGAAGTAGATTTTCTCGATGATGCCTCGCATCGGACTGCTTTTTAAACGTTCGATATTTAGTTAGGATACACTGTCGCGGCAGAACGCCGTTGCATATCGAGCGTGcgataatataaaaagaatgacATTTTGTCGTGCATACGTGAAAGAGAAAAGCAGTTGTATGCAGATGAAATACAGATCGGTAGCGAAAGAGAGGAGAACCATAACGGAGATATGGGAGTCCAGTTGCCTCGTTAGCGTTGCCAAGTGATTGTATTCGCTCCTTGCCTCGGCCCACCACCATTCGGGCATTGCCTTAACAATGAAATGATGCTAAGGACCAACATTCGTTATTAAAAACTGTAATATTTTCTGCGCTACTTAATTCAGTTAACAGTATAATAATAACGATCAacattatacacatatatgcACGATATTTCGCGTAGTTTTCTATCGAACGATATTCTGTAATCTGCAAAATAACAGTAATTGCTTAATTacgtgaaatatttaatctcTTTCAAATAATAAGGCGCTTAATCCGAGTGAACGATGAAACTTAACGATGAAATACTCGATTATACCGTATAGGAGAATATTCGCAGTCGCTTACCTTGCCCCTTATAGAATTCAGACGACTGTTCAGTTGACGAAACTGATCCGTCAAGGCGATGCTGATAAGGATGAGAAACAGGTCGACGAAATTCCACGAGAACGTACTGAGAATATTGCAGATGTCCACCAATACTCCTTTCCACAAACTGTACTGTATCCTTGAAAATATCTGGCCAACACACGCATTTCTGTTTAGAATCTTCTCGACCGATCGAGTTTCGACGAAAATTTTGCAGTATGCGTTTGCGCATCTAACGTAAACGAGTCGTacgaataatataataatatgctATTCGAAAAATTAGCAGAAGGGTGAAAGTGGTGATAAGAAAGATACAGGAACAAAGTAGCGCAGAATATGGGGaatataaggaaatagaaacGTGGATACCATAGAGTAGCAAAGGGACGTTGAAGGCTCTTCAGCTTTCGCGGATGCAACTTTTGTgggaataaaaaataataacaaaacacGGCaccttgtaaaaaaaaaaaaagaaaaaatatcaataCAAGAGAAATAGGCGTTACCTGTGGAAACTGCATCTGGAAATACACACCAAGTATATCCTCTTCTGCTTTGTACAGGGCGCACTCTTTAGCTTGGATGTAGCCGTGGATTATCGACAAACCGTGTTCGACTGTAACAGCAAATCGCAGTCCATCGATTAAGAGAAAGCAGATCGAATGTTAGAAAAATCGCAGAGGTAGAACTTTCGGTTCAGGTGAACAACGATGTTTGGCGGGGCAGAGGCTAAAACCGAATGATACGGTAAATGCTGAGGAAAGGGGAGAATTCATGCGAAGGACTGGGCCAAGTGACGAAGAAATGCAGCAGACGAGGAGCGTACGTAGAGAGGCGGATGAAGTCAACTGCGAAAGAAAGAGACGAGCAAGCGTCAAGGGATGAAAAATGGCATAGCAGAATAAACAAAAGAGAGTGTAACAAACGGTACAAGCTTACCACGTGTTTCGGTGTATCTAAGTAGCGAACAGAGGAAGAACGTGAAACGAAACGACGGTTCTCGTTTTGGGGAAAAAGAAGTAGAAGAAAGGTGGTAGATTTTATGCGAGATGAGAGAAGCTTGGAGACTTTGAAGCGCTGGTTTGCAGGATTGCACAAACTGTGACTCCTTGGATCAGGTTAGAGTTACgcaataaataaacgaataaataaaataacgataaGATACTTACCTAATGCAATCATCATCACTACTATGGTCACGATACTGAATTTCGTGGCCAGGGTGATCCTCGAGATTTTTCTATGCCTGTGCGAAAGCTCTTTCTCGAGTTTCTCCCAAGTTACCATCAAACAGGGCCACTGGATCGATAACTTTAGGAACAGCAACGAAGCGATCAAATTCGTCCCATTGAATACGAACGTGGCTTGCgtaaataaacaataaattatatcacttacgttgtaacgattAATGCTACAATAATTATGTTACAATGATGTATAAATAACGAATTTAATCCACCCATTGTGTTCGGATTTATCACGTTGTTTACGTACGAATCAGTAGCGTTTTTAAACCATTGTAATCTTTTTCTATCGATCTTAGCGaaataattctaaattttGATATGTAAATATCTTGGAATATTCGAACGAAGTTTTGACTCGAAAGAGTCGAAGGCACGCGAGTATTTTTTCACGAACGCAATAGGAGAGTCAACAGTGAGACAAAGCAACCCTTTAGCAACGATTTAATTACACCAATTGCAGTGAGATTATTTTTACGTTGTATTTTTAATCTCATCTTTCTTGCGACCTTCTTTTCATCGTTGCtgtgttttttaaaaataataaaaagaaggaaaagaatgGACGCATTAGTCATCGTCCTTCGATGTCACGCGGCGTTTTTGGTGGAAAGCTTTTCTTAGTTTTCGCATTGATATACATAAGTTGTTGTTCAAAGTTTCAGCCGAGGATATGGCACGTGAAAATGATCCTCCTGtgcttctttttccttcttccacCTTCTAAATATACTTTTCGAACACCCGACGTCTCGTAAATCTACTTAGATAACAATTGGAAATCCTCGAtccaaaaattttatttgcgtaacaaatttttattgataGTAATAACTTAAAATTTCTGAATGTCGAAAACTTGACGAAATAGAACACTCGTAAAATAAAGCTTAAAGAAAGCGCGTTATACTTCCTCTTGATCGCTGGCGTAATTGCTACAGGGTTGCTTTTACGCAAATGTAAAGTATCTTGAAAAATCTTACTCATTTTCGTGGAATTTACTCCGGTCGTAACTATTCTCAAAATGTTGAATATCGTCATTATCGACGAGCCAAAAATTGACATCGCACAATATACGAATTTCGGGCTGCGCCAGGTGAACCTAGACGTAAGGAGAATCCCGTTAATAGTCGTAGTCGACGTCTCGGCCATTTGTAACCATTTTCGAGTAACATTACGTATCGAAATTAACgccaaatatttgaaataatcttCCAAGTAAAAGTGATTTCAATTCTCTTGAAACTATCCGAAAGCTGTCGGCCCATCCGTTTATTTCAGGTTTCGTTTCAACTCTAATGCGCGGGATTATCGATTTCAACAGATTGCTTGGAATATATACAATTCCCTGTAATGTAGCAACCGAGAGCTCGATGTAAGAATATATAACTATAGCGTAGCAGACCGGGGGATAAGAATGCAACAACATTCCCTGTAACAGGCTATGGGactaaaatacgaataaatcgTTTGGTGTCGGTGAAATCTGCCTGGATGATACGAAAGGGGTCCGATCGTCGTCTACCCGGCGGCTATCTCCTAAGTTAGAGGCGCAATGGGCGCAACGGACACAATCGTGGAGGACACGTGGAGTTTCTAACGAGAAATTACCTGAGATACGATGCATCGGAGTTGTTAATACCGGACACGGGGAACAAGGAGAAGCATTGCGCCAACATGATGATCGGCCTCATAGACGCGTGTAAGCTGTCGGTCTTTGGGTTGAAGGCGCTGACGGAAGCTGCTACCGGCTCCAACactgaaaatttattttgcaagTTCAATTTCGAGATTCGTTGGACCCGCGCTCGATCATATAGGCTTTTTGTTATATAAGCAATCCTTAAAACTTACTTCCGATGGTGTCTATCTCCGGCTTCAGATTGTCGAATTTGCCAAACTGCGAGCTACTCTTGGGCGACCTGAAAATTTCGTTACTCGCGTTAGTAAGAAATACAGCGTCGACTATACGCGCCGATTCCGACAATCATGCTTGGTCGTATCTCTGTATCGAACGTAATTGAAGAACATCATAGATGAACATTCCGTGGCATGAAATTGGTGCAATATATCGTAGACTatatatctattatatatCTAGATATATAGATTATCATAGATTATATATCTAGTCGCATAtacttttgtaaaattattactttcttacttCTATCCGCGACCCACTTGTTATCTAAGTTTGTAACGGACCAAAGTCTAACACGATGATAACGATAGTGTGAAAAATAGGTAGCTCCGATATATTAAATCGTTAATTTCACATTCACTCGAGTCGATCGAACGGCACTTGACACAACGGAGGAACACGGATATCCCGTCCACGTAAACAAGCGACTTATTAAAAAGgcgaaattaatcgaagcGTGATAGATTCACGCGCGGTGTTCGACCGTGTTGGCGATCACgacaaaaatgataaaaaccTGCTGCGCGAGGCGTCGCGATCGACGATGTGCACGCCGAAGGATCGCATGGTGAACAGAAGATAAACTCGTTATTTCCCAGCTTTATCATACGTCAAAGGATAGGCGGAGGGTGTTTTATAGACAGTTCTAGGAAACTCAATAAACGTCCGGTTGAACAACCATTGGAAAGTTTGTTCGTCTCAATGGGGCTAACGCGAGTGTTGGCAATTGTAAAAATCCCCGACAAAGAAGCGATTTATTCCCCTTTCTTGCTCGTCCTGGTGTAGGAAAGCAGGATTCGTATGGTCGAAAgcttttttaatattcgttTCACATCCCCCTTGACATTCTTTCGCTCGATATTCTCGCGATATCGTCGGAACTACTGGCACAATTTTCGCGAATAATCGTTTTTTTGAATTAATAATCCTTGCCAATATGCAAAATGCGATATGGATGCAACAGGATCGTAAAGTTCGCGTCTCGATAGTGAACGGTGTAAAAGGACTCTGGGTTTGCAAAATTTTGAGAACGTCCGAAAGTTAGCTACAAGAATACGTAACGAAAAATGGAGGAAAAATTGGCGCTTTTTAACGCCATTTGTTCGCTTTCGCGAcgttaaaatttattgtacgaGACACGTTTATATCGTTGTAGCGCACTTAACGACGCGAGAGGGACTCCAAAGCGAAGTTAAAAATATGTGTTGGTAGAAAAGTTAAAGGAACGAAGTCTCTGTAATAGCAACTTGCAGCTATTTCCCGGAAACGATAGATCAAACGATTCTAGAAATCTATAATGGGTCGAAgcttttttagaaaataagaaaggcGGAAAAAACTGCGAAAGAATTAGACGAAAACGTTCGAGTTGAAAATTCTTTGACAATGTACGTTTCTTAATATTGTAATTAGCTacgtgaaattatttatatttcgtataaataaTTACGTACAATATTATACTATTGACATCATTGTTACaattatagtataatatataaatttttaatagaatattacTTCATAATCTAAAGCGTTTTAACTTGCATATTTaataacgtttaaaaattacaacaaATTAACAATGAATTAAAGACAACAAATAAGATCGTACTAGTcgatgtttaaataaatacacaAAGTTGCAAATACTTACCTAACATTGATCAATAACGCGTTCTGATATTTCACAGGTGGCAAATTCAGCGGCCGCATCTCGTTTACTTTTTTCCCTGTATTATCGTAATTCGACATGTTATTCATAGCATTTCGTCAAAAATCATACATCTCACACGATACGTATGCCACCGATCCGCACTAACTGCAATTCCAACGTGTACGATATCAGCGTGCCAATGTAAATACAATCGCGGACACTTTACCACCACcaaacatatttatatacgCGAAACAAAGGTGTAGTTGATTGAAAAGCGCAGCCAAATACCAGCAAACACTATACTGTAAGCGAAACACGCGAAATACGCGCACGTTACGTACAATATGACACGACAGAGTTGTAAGAGCCGACTAATTGGGTTACGATCGTTGCAACTGAGCTACGTGTAATCGAGAAATTGTGGAAAAATTGAAAGGGGAGGATTACAAACGCGGGGTATCACATGACAAACGTTACTCCCTTGGTTGTGTGGAACGTGTCAGGAAATGAACTGAAAGATATACGAGCCGCTGGCACGAACTATATATCTCATAGTTTATACATATAGATGGTGTATAAAACTGTGACAGAGAAATAACAGATATGCACTACTGGCTGTGTAGGTCTATGTATGGGCGGACATTTGACACACTCGTCGTAAATAGTGCTCGATGCTCGCTTATCCTACCCAGTTGCGGGTACTCAACTTTCCGACTTTCCCCGCTCACCAACTTCCTTCGCGTTTCGTCCAAATTACACGAATTCCACGATTACAGAAACTACAAATTACAGAAATCGCATCTTCGGCTTGGCCGATGTTCGCCACCGTTTTTCACTTTCCAGACGAAATCGCCACGCACCGCCGCGCTAATTGGCATTATCATCCGCTTCTGCGCAGCAATTACATCCCCGTTTTGGCTGATGTTGCTCGCCGCTTCTCAGTTTCCGGACAGAATCGCCACACTGCCGCGCTAATTCGCCTATCATCTGCTCCTGGAGGTTCGACAGGCTCGCTGCGAACAGTGCTCGCTCGTCCCAGCGAGGGTACTCAACTTTTAGATTCTCTTCGAATCTCGCCGTCCTGTTTCCTAATTTAACGAGAATTCCTCTTTGAACAGAAATTTTACATCTTCGCTTTGGCTCGTTCCTCTTCGACTTTCAAACAGAATTCCAACGCTATCGCGCTAATTCGCCTATCGTCTGTCCCCTGACTTCCTCGAAGACTCGATATTCGATCGACTATCAGGTGAGCAAAAGGAAGAACCATGGACTTTTGTTACCTTCGCATTTAATAGACGCAAATTCCTTGCTCGGCACTTTTTATTGCGTTAGACGTTGCAACGATAACGTTAATTGGCAGTTCAGTGTTTTTGAGCAAAATTATCGATTCATCGTGTTTCTCATCGTCGATCGTTATTTCATCGTTTCACGCGTGATCTGTTCGATATGAAATCCCTCTATTGGAA
It contains:
- the LOC126875230 gene encoding gustatory receptor for sugar taste 64f-like isoform X2, with amino-acid sequence MNNMSNYDNTGKKVNEMRPLNLPPVKYQNALLINVRSPKSSSQFGKFDNLKPEIDTIGMLEPVAASVSAFNPKTDSLHASMRPIIMLAQCFSLFPVSGINNSDASYLRFTWRSPKFVYCAMSIFGSSIMTIFNILRIVTTGVNSTKMTTFVFNGTNLIASLLFLKLSIQWPCLMVTWEKLEKELSHRHRKISRITLATKFSIVTIVVMMIALVEHGLSIIHGYIQAKECALYKAEEDILGVYFQMQFPQIFSRIQYSLWKGVLVDICNILSTFSWNFVDLFLILISIALTDQFRQLNSRLNSIRGKHHFIVKAMPEWWWAEARSEYNHLATLTRQLDSHISVMVLLSFATDLYFICIQLLFSFTSPMRGIIEKIYFGFSFGFLLARTTVVSLCAATIHDESLLPAPILYSVSGSSFSTEVMRFLAQVTTDNICLTGMKFFSVTRSLVLTVAGTIVTYELVLVQFNTTQQSEVSNSTVCEG
- the LOC126875230 gene encoding gustatory receptor for sugar taste 64f-like isoform X1, with translation MNNMSNYDNTGKKVNEMRPLNLPPVKYQNALLINVRSPKSSSQFGKFDNLKPEIDTIGMLEPVAASVSAFNPKTDSLHASMRPIIMLAQCFSLFPVSGINNSDASYLRFTWRSPKFVYCAMSIFGSSIMTIFNILRIVTTGVNSTKMTTFVFNGTNLIASLLFLKLSIQWPCLMVTWEKLEKELSHRHRKISRITLATKFSIVTIVVMMIALVEHGLSIIHGYIQAKECALYKAEEDILGVYFQMQFPQIFSRIQYSLWKGVLVDICNILSTFSWNFVDLFLILISIALTDQFRQLNSRLNSIRGKHHFIVKAMPEWWWAEARSEYNHLATLTRQLDSHISVMVLLSFATDLYFICIQLLFSFTPMRGIIEKIYFGFSFGFLLARTTVVSLCAATIHDESLLPAPILYSVSGSSFSTEVMRFLAQVTTDNICLTGMKFFSVTRSLVLTVAGTIVTYELVLVQFNTTQQSEVSNSTVCEVK